Proteins encoded in a region of the Alosa sapidissima isolate fAloSap1 chromosome 19, fAloSap1.pri, whole genome shotgun sequence genome:
- the LOC121693626 gene encoding mucin-22-like, which produces MTAVTELTTTGVTESITTGGTQSTSTGATESTTTGAPQSTISGATQSTTTGATTTGATQSTTTGAPQSTISGATQPTTAIVTESTTDSTSTGVTQSTITGATQLTTTDATESITTAATQSSSTEGTESTTTAATQSSSTEGTESTTTAATQSSSTERTELTTTAATQSSSTEGTESTTTAATQSSSTEGTESTTTAATQSSSTEGTESTTFVVTQSTTTGATTTGATQSTITTATESISTGAPLSTTGDATESTSTGAPQSTISGATQSTITGGTQSTSTGVTQSTITTATESTSTGVPISTTGDATESTATGAPQSTISGATQSTTTVTESTTDSTSTGVLQSTITGATQLTTTDVTESVTTAATQSSSTEASESTTTAATQSSSTEATESTTFVLTQSTTTGATTTGATQSTVTTATESISTGALFSIIGDATESTSTGAPQSTITTGATQSTITTATESISTGAPLSTTGDATESTSTGAPQSTISGATQSTTTEVTESTTDSTSTGVTQSTTTVVTESTTDSTSTGVSQSTITGATQLTTTDVTESVSTAATQSSSTEGTELTTTAATQSSSTEATESTTFVLTQTNTTGATTTGATQIHINWSTTVNHIWCNTINYNWRNTINFNWSYTVNHNYSNRIYFNWSANFNYR; this is translated from the exons ATGACTGCAGTCACAGAATTAACTACCACTGGTGTAACAGAATCAATTACAACTGGAGGaacacaatcaacttcaactGGAG CAACAGAATCAACTACAACTGGAGCACCACAATCAACCATATCTGGTGCAACACAG TCAACTACAACTGGGGCAACTACAACTGGAGCAACAC AATCAACTACAACTGGAGCACCACAATCAACCATATCTGGTGCAACACAGCCAACCACAGCCATAGTAACTGAATCAACCACAGATTCAACCTCAACTGGAGTTACACAGTCAACCATAACGGGAGCAACACAATTAACTACCACTGATGCAACAGAATCAATTACAACTGCTGCAacacaatcatcttcaactgaaGGAACAGAATCAACTACAACTGCTGCAacacaatcatcttcaactgaaGGAACAGAATCAACTACAACTGCTGCAacacaatcatcttcaactgaaAGAACAGAATTAACTACAACTGCTGCAacacaatcatcttcaactgaaGGAACAGAATCAACTAC AACTGCTGCAacacaatcatcttcaactgaaGGAACAGAATCAACTACAACTGCTGCAacacaatcatcttcaactgaaGGAACAGAATCAACTACATTTGTTGTGACACAATCAACTACAACTGGGGCAACTACAACTGGAGCAACACAGTCGACCATAACTACAGCAACAGAATCTATTTCAACTGGAGCACCACTTTCAACTACAGGTGATGCAACAGAATCCACATCAACTGGAGCACCACAGTCAACCATATCTGGTGCAACACAATCAACTATAACTGGAGGaacacaatcaacttcaactGGAGTTACACAGTCAACCATAACTACAGCAACAGAATCTACTTCAACTGGAGTGCCAATTTCAACTACAGGTGATGCAACAGAATCAACAGCAACTGGAGCACCACAATCAACCATATCTGGTGCAACACAGTCAACCACAACCGTGACGGAATCAACTACAGATTCAACCTCAACTGGAGTTTTACAGTCAACCATAACTGGAGCGACACAATTAACTACCACTGATGTAACAGAATCAGTTACAACTGCTGCAacacaatcatcttcaactgaaGCATCAGAATCAACTACAACTGCTGCAacacaatcatcttcaactgaaGCAACAGAATCAACTACATTTGTTTTGACACAATCAACTACAACTGGGGCAACTACAACGGGAGCAACACAGTCTACCGTAACTACAGCAACAGAATCTATTTCAACTGGAGCACTATTTTCAATTATAGGTGATGCAACAGAATCCACATCAACTGGAGCACCACAGTCAACCATA ACAACTGGAGCAACACAGTCGACCATAACTACAGCAACAGAATCTATTTCAACTGGAGCACCACTTTCAACTACAGGTGATGCAACAGAATCCACATCAACTGGAGCACCACAGTCAACCATATCTGGTgcaacacaatcaactacaacCGAAGTGACGGAATCAACTACAGATTCAACCTCAACTGGAGTGACACAGTCAACCACAACCGTAGTGACGGAATCAACTACAGATTCAACCTCAACTGGAGTTTCACAGTCAACCATAACTGGAGCGACACAATTAACTACCACTGATGTAACAGAATCAGTTTCAACTGCTGCAacacaatcatcttcaactgaaGGAACAGAATTAACTACAACTGCTGCAacacaatcatcttcaactgaaGCAACAGAATCAACTACATTTGTtttgacacaaacaaatacaactgGGGCAACTACAACGGGAGCAACACA AATCCACATCAACTGGAGCACCACAGTCAACCATATCTGGTgcaacacaatcaactacaacTGGAGGaacacaatcaacttcaactGGAGTTACACAGTCAACCATAACTACAGCAACAGAATCTACTTCAACTGGAGTGCCAATTTCAACTACAGGTGA
- the LOC121692868 gene encoding cell wall protein DAN4-like: MTTTTPSPTTTTTATTISTTTRPPSRPALVIVIRVVLVIVFQPALNNSQSVEFQQQARTIENACDLIYRLRYQSRFLRTVVTAFRLSRNRMDNVETDVNLVFNDTSPERLPESSDVVETLAKAINDSTSGFNLTVVPGSISVTSEPRSRAMPQFRTNGTFIADLSVSTSEAFRARASLIKRELEPFFVEDFQPDFISLTPTSFSNGSIIHMTDIIVTANSTFPSDMQMIATLTRAAESGNLSITIISISGTATTTSNTLAPTTTTTTTPSPTTTTTTTTTATTTAAAATTTTTTTTTTTAATTTTTPTTTTTTPTTTATTTTTATTPTTAATTTTPTTTTTTPTTTTPTTTPTTTTPTTTTTTTTTTPTTTAATTTTTTTATTTATTTTTTTTTTTTTTTTAAISTTTRPPSRPALVIEIRVVLVIIFQPALTDPQSVEFQQQARPIENACDLIYRLRYESRFLRTVVTAFRLSRNRMDNVETDVDLVFNDTSPEPLPESSDVVETLANALNDSTSGFNLTVVPGSISVTSEPRSRAIPQFRTNDTFIADLSVSTSEAFRARASLIKTELEPFFVEDFQPDFISLTPTSFSNGSIIHMTNITVTTNSTFPSDMQIIATLTRAAESGNLSITIISINGTDTAVSAGEISNKINLLIAFGLTLLSLYVALPW; this comes from the exons ATGACTACaactactccatcccctactaccactacaacagcaacaacaatcaGCACTACAACTAGACCACCATCACGTCCAGCTTTAGTAATAGTAATTCGGGTTGTCCTTGTCATAGTATTTCAGCCAGCTCTTAATAACTCACAGAGCGTAGAGTTCCAGCAACAAGCAAGAACTATTGAAAATGCA TGTGACTTAATCTATCGACTACGCTATCAAAGTCGGTTTCTGCGGACCGTTGTAACAGCATTCAG GCTGTCTCGAAATCGAATGGACAATGTTGAGACAGATGTCAACCTTGTGTTCAATGACACTTCACCTGAACGCCTCCCTGAAAGCAGTGATGTTGTTGAAACCTTGGCTAAAGCCATAAACGACTCAACTTCAGGCTTTAATCTAACTGTGGTTCCTGGTTCCATATCTGTGAcaa gtGAACCCCGCTCAAGAGCCATGCCCCAATTCCGTACCAATGGCACATTTATTGCAGATCTTTCAGTATCCACTTCCGAAGCCTTCCGTGCCAGAGCTTCACTCATCAAAAGAGAG CTTGAGCCGTTTTTTGTTGAAGACTTTCAGCCAGATTTCATAAGCCTTACACCAACAAGCTTCAG CAATGGATCAATTATCCATATGACAGACATTATTGTGACCGCCAACTCCACATTCCCCAGTGACATGCAGATGATTGCCACCTTGACCAGAGCTGCAGAGAGTGGGAATTTGTCAATTACCATCATCTCCATCAGTGGCACAG CCACAACAACTTCAAATACCCTAGCCCCTACCACAACGACTACaactactccatcccctaccacaactactaccactactactacagcaacaacaacagcagcagcagcaacaacaacaacaacaacaacaacaacaacaacagcagcaacaacaacaacaacaccaacaacaacgacaacaacaccaacaacaacagcaacaacaacgacaacagcaacaacaccaacaacagcagcaacaacaacaacaccaacaacaacgacaacaacaccaacaacaacaacaccaacgacaacaccaacaacaacaacaccaacgacaacaacaacaacaacaacaacaacaccaacaacaacagcagcaacaacaacgacgacaacaacagcaacaacaacagcaacaacaacaacaacaacaacaacaacaacaacaacaacaacaacaacagcagcaatcaGCACTACAACTAGACCACCATCACGTCCAGCTTTAGTAATAGAAATTCGGGTTGTCCTTGTCATAATATTTCAGCCAGCTCTTACAGACCCACAGAGTGTAGAGTTCCAGCAACAAGCAAGACCTATTGAAAATGCA TGTGACTTAATCTATCGACTACGCTATGAAAGTCGGTTTCTGCGGACCGTTGTGACAGCATTCAG GCTGTCTCGAAATCGAATGGACAATGTTGAGACAGATGTTGACCTTGTGTTCAATGATACTTCACCTGAACCTCTCCCTGAAAGCAGTGATGTTGTTGAAACCTTGGCTAATGCCCTAAACGACTCAACTTCAGGCTTTAATCTGACTGTGGTTCCTGGTTCCATATCTGTGACAA gtGAACCCCGCTCAAGAGCCATTCCCCAGTTCCGTACCAATGACACGTTTATTGCAGATCTCTCGGTATCCACTTCTGAAGCCTTCCGCGCCAGAGCTTCACTCATTAAAACAGAG CTTGAGCCATTTTTTGTTGAAGACTTTCAGCCAGATTTCATAAGCCTTACACCAACAAGCTTCAG CAATGGATCAATTATCCATATGACGAACATTACTGTGACCACCAACTCCACATTCCCCAGTGACATGCAGATTATTGCCACCTTGACCAGAGCTGCAGAGAGTGGGAATTTGTCAATTACCATCATCTCCATCAATGGCACAG acacagcggTATCAGCAGGTGAAATCAGCAACAAGATTAACCTCTTGATTGCCTTTGGGCTTACCTTGCTATCGCTCTATGTGGCTCTGCCCTGGTAG